The following proteins are encoded in a genomic region of Calditrichota bacterium:
- a CDS encoding 2-oxoglutarate oxidoreductase has product MFGVSINNIIDIDQKHYSLEDYQGDTPRWCPGCGDNGILTAAQRICREEQLPPEKTVFVSGIGCSSRFPHYMNTYGFHGLHGRALPIAQGIKIRRPDLHVFVNMGDGDCTSIGTAHWIHAIRYNFNMTVMLHDNGIYGLTKKQASPTSPLGTKSNTTPEGTVLNPLNPTVTTLGVENVSFVAQAVEWIPELLYDIIRQAYHHKGFAFVRIMQRCPHYTPAMFDPLMSTPENLMLLTHENGMQISDPLKKVYKNIVTHDPSEKLQANYYAEKTDTLPIGILYKNENLPTYDELRAPERTVTTQMKQEALDVEFDKFGINPRD; this is encoded by the coding sequence ATGTTTGGTGTAAGTATAAACAACATTATTGATATCGACCAAAAACACTATTCGCTGGAAGATTATCAGGGCGATACACCTCGCTGGTGTCCGGGTTGTGGCGATAACGGAATTCTAACTGCGGCACAACGTATCTGTCGTGAAGAACAACTTCCACCTGAGAAAACAGTGTTTGTATCCGGGATTGGTTGCTCCAGTCGATTTCCACATTATATGAATACATATGGATTTCATGGCTTGCATGGTCGGGCCCTGCCAATTGCCCAGGGTATAAAAATACGGCGGCCAGATTTGCATGTATTTGTAAACATGGGTGATGGTGATTGCACAAGTATCGGAACAGCACATTGGATACACGCTATCCGTTATAACTTTAACATGACTGTTATGCTACATGACAATGGTATTTACGGGTTAACAAAAAAACAGGCCTCGCCAACATCTCCACTTGGTACAAAAAGTAATACCACTCCTGAAGGAACAGTATTAAATCCACTTAACCCAACAGTAACAACCCTTGGTGTGGAAAATGTTTCGTTTGTGGCCCAGGCAGTAGAATGGATACCTGAACTTCTTTATGATATTATCAGGCAAGCTTATCATCATAAAGGATTTGCTTTTGTACGCATTATGCAACGCTGCCCACATTATACTCCGGCAATGTTTGATCCATTAATGAGTACTCCCGAAAACCTTATGCTGCTAACACATGAAAATGGTATGCAGATTAGTGATCCTTTGAAAAAAGTATATAAAAATATCGTCACACACGATCCATCAGAAAAACTGCAGGCAAATTATTACGCAGAAAAGACAGATACATTACCTATTGGAATTTTATATAAAAATGAAAATCTGCCAACTTATGATGAATTAAGAGCTCCTGAAAGAACAGTTACA